The Nymphaea colorata isolate Beijing-Zhang1983 chromosome 7, ASM883128v2, whole genome shotgun sequence DNA window TTCATTATTtggttaaaaaataaacaaataggAAACATGCGTGTTTCATTACAAGAATACAGCTGCAACTTATTCATATCGCCCTTCAAACCCTTTTATgccatttttttccctttcctatCGCCCACACAAAAATACTTACCCCGTTCACATACACAAATAAATCGGAACACCATCTACCTAAAACACTGGTACATTAACCTATAACTTGGTCTCTCTACAAACAGTGATCCCCTGGATTCCCGGAATGTTCTATTTGCACCTAAAAGAAAgttcataaaaatcaaacataatGTTCTTTTCACCTTCAATCACGCGTGAACCAAGTGGACCAGGTGCACTTTGGTGCGTTATACAAATGGTATCGGCTATCATATTTGGTGGGGGGGCCGGATGAGTTCAAATCATTGTTCCTCTGTCTTCCACACCTAATTCTTGAGATTCCCTACTATGTGACACGGTTTTGGTGGGGACGCAGTTTGAGAGCAAATTCGCACTATGCTATCTATGACCACAAAAAAGTAAGGAACAAAAGCAGGAGGCTAGTGGGCAGGACTCTGTACAAGTATCGAAAGATTGGGCAAAGTCATCTGCTTCTAGAAGTTCTCCTTGTGGAAGTCGAATTTGGTGCTTGTCTTTCTTGAGAAATCGAGGGACAGCTGACGAAGTTCGTTCGTCAAAGCCACACTTCCACAATAGAACACCCCTGCAAGAAAGAGTCGATTATTAATTGTAAGTCGTCGAAGTTTGGTCTAACTACCATCCATGGCCTGCTAGAGCAGTTGGCTGGTATGAAAATTGATCATGTCAAAGAAAGGAATAAGCATCTCACCAACTCTAGCATCCCTGTGGTTGAGTGCAATTCGCTTGAAGACACTGCGCCAGTTGGGTTTGGCAAAGTGGGTCTTCACGCTGGTGCCGGAAACAATGTCTTGGCCGTTCTTGGCGTAGTTGAGAGACTGGAGCATGGCGATGAGCGCGGATCTCGCGTCGCCTTCCTCATAGACGCTCGTGCAGTAGTTGTGGAGCTCGATCGCGTTATTCTGGTCGGACTCCGCGACTTCGTTCATCACCCCCTTGAACCAGTCAAAAGAGCCTTGCTCCCTTGTTACCCAGTAGAAGTAGGCCCTTGTGGTCTTGAAGGCCTTCTTCTTAGCTTTGGCGCCGTTACCACCACCCTCcagctcctcttcctcttcgcTGGCCTTCATGTTGTTCACTATGTCCTTGACGACACTGATGAAGGGTGTGGCGCCGATCCCTAGGCCAACAAGCAGCACCACCTCGTATTTCTTGTAGTCTTGAGCTGGTGCTCCGTATGGCCCGTCGATCAAGACCCGCGGGAAACtgcaataaagaaaagagacGATAATTAGCTATTAGTTCCTCAAAATCTTAATGTCTTAAGCTAATCCTATTTAACTCGTTTGTATAAATGATGAACTTCCTTGCAGTACCGGACGTTAGCATATGACAGAAAGCTCGACCTTTAACTAACCGAATGGGGACTCAAGTTTCAACATTCCAAATTTTTTAGTTGTTGATTGCGTAAATCGTTAAAAAGATGTGATCAAGATTGCAAACCTTGGGTGGCTAGTTTGGTTGTGATCCGCCCTGAGCAGCCCACTTTTGCCATTGTCTGGCGGTTGGCACACCTGCAGATAAATATCAAGAAGAAGCGAGGATTTAAGAGATGGCAAAAAGATATAGACGAACAGAAAGACGCACGAACAAGGTAGAAGCACCGTGATTTACCTCAGAGAAGACAGTCTTGAGTTGGCTGGTCCAGTCTCCTAGTGTACGAATGTGGAGGCTCAAGTAATCATCGCTGGGTGCAGAAGTAATGGAAAATGGATGCCTGTCCAAAATTCTCAATAAGATTACCACCAACAACATGTTGCTGTGTTGAGATCAAGCAACAAAATTACACTTCTTTCGTGCTTGATTCCTCTAACTAGTCTGATCTGTTTAAGTGCTTACCATTCAAATGGGGAGACTGCCGCACAGTTAACAAACATGTATTGTCCACTTTTGTACTTAAAGCCATTGGGCCTGGACATATGCAAGGTGAGAACGTTTCCAGGGTAGACAGCAACCTGCATGATTGAGCAGAAGAGGGCATTAAGTCGGTTGAGCACCTATAGAGAGTAGAGATGTCCACAAATTTGTTTCTgatcctcctccacctccttgCAGGACTAATATGTAAGATTAGCTCACCTTGAGAATCTTGACCGGCTTGATGCCTGACCTAAATGCTCGGACCAGGCGCTCGAATCCGTAAAGCAGCATTGGAATTGCAATGTACATCCAGGTCTGCAAGTGGAAAGCGCTTGCTCCATGAGTGCTCATAGTAAAGTAGTGAAATCAACGCCTGAAGTCGCAAGGCAGAAAACTTACCGTTTTCTTGTACCATTTCTTGGTTAGGTAGAGTTCGTAGCCATGGACGATGTACAGCGCATAGACGATGACGAAGAGGTGGTGGGAGTACCAGAAGGCATTGAAGCCAGTGAGTTTCTTGAGTGCCTTGGGCAAGTTGAGCCTGTTCCTCCTAAACCATGGGGTGGCAAGAACGTAGGCGATGATCATCAGCACCAGAATGACGATGCCGGTCCAGCCCTCGGTACCCTTCACGAACCACCAGTAGTTGGGGGGTCGTTTATCGCCGAAGAACGGCTTCATGGGCTCATACTCTGCGTCCGTCGCATGAAGGAGGCGAGGGAAATCGCAAGTTACGTGGGCAATTACGTGCAGTAAGACGCCGACCGCTGCTCCGGCAGCAACCACCTACAAAACGAGACGAGAGTCTACTAGTTCAGCACACCAAGAAAAAGTCCActcacttcttcttcttctttcagttgAAGAGATCGCACTACAGCCAACTTCTTAGATCAGAAGAGTTCAGATGATGACTGATTGAGGTGAGGGTCATAAATTTTTACCTTGTGGAAGTTGAGATTGTCATCGAAAGGGACCACCACGCCCAGTTTGGTCTTGTTCCTGAGCCATGTGATGGTGTTCCGGCAGACTGGGAAAAGAACTAGAGCCATATTGAGCTTGGTCAGCTCCGCACCACCTTTGGCAACGCAGACGCAGTAGCCCATAACATGGTACACGGCTCTGTGCCTGTACTGGTAGAACTTCCAGGCGAAGAGGCCGCCCATTGCGATCAGCCACACAACGAACAGCCACACCCTCTTCCAATTGTCTTCCAGGAAGTACTTGGTGTGGTTGTACCACCTCTTGATGGGGTTGCTCTCCTTGGTGGGCCTCAATTTCTGGCTCAGCATCTGACTTAGGTTCCGGCTGTTGGAGAATGGTGCTACTGATTGGCTTGGCCCTTGCAACAACAGCACCTCAAGATTTTCGACCTGTCGAGTTTTCAAGCACTCCACTATCATTACATAAGAAAGCGGCCGGCAGAAAAAATAAGGCGATCAGGCCAGTAAGAatccatctttttgttttcttaattttcctGCCTTTTGCGTTACCTATCATCTGCGAAAGATAAATTATTCAAGTGTAGACTCATACCTCAATGTAACCCAGATTCCCCGGGTCCAATTCTTCCATGATCAGAGCAGCATATTCTTCTGCTTGCTCCTGAATCCTTGCCAGCTTGTTTGCCGAAGCGCTGAGAGTGATAATCTGTGAATaccatttaaagaaaaacaccAAAAGATCAATCTCCAAACCATACTAACAAAGGAGAAATTCTAGGATATCTAAAATAGATTTGCAAAGAAGAATCCTTTACCTCCTTAACCTCTGCCTCGGTTATCCGGCCATCTCCGTTCTTGTCAAACCTGCAGAACCCGTACCGTATATGTAAGAATTACTCAGAAACGAATTAAGAAGTGGAGAACTGCTCAGACAAAAAGAGTTATTATATATTTCTTACAAGTCGAAGAAAGTCTGGAGCCTAGCGTCGAAGCTCTGGTCAGATATCTGCTCCCAGAAATCCTTGAGCTCGTCCTTGGATATGAAAGGCGCGACGATATTTCTCCGCCTCGCCAAAGCATCGTACAACGCCAAGGCGAACTCTTTCGATTCCATCCCTGCGAGGACGACCACCATCAAATCAGAACCCGAATAGAAGATtcaaaaattaacaagaagaagaagaaaagaggaggaCGGTGAGTTTGTGAGTAAGAGAACCACGCACCAATGCATTTGCCGAAGAGGGGTCGAGGGAGGACGCCCTCGATGTTGAGCTCCTTGAAGCGCTTCTCGATGGCAGGCCAGCCGGCGGAGCCATCGGCCTTGCTGATGAACTTGAGCCCGGCGAGGGCGCCGGCGGCGGCCGACTTGGAGCGATCGAGATTGATCGGGGCTTGGCGCTTGTTGGCGGAGGCGAGGCGCTTCAGTTCCTGGGACACGTGGCGAATGCGGTTCGAGGCGCTCCGCATTACAGAGGAGCCGAAGGAGGACTTCTTCTCGAGCTCCCGAGCGAGGAGCGTCATTTCCGGGTCCTCCTTGTCCTGCCCCGCCGTCTTCACGCTGTGGACCGCCACAGTGTCATCCCGGACGTCGAGCGTGATCTCCACGTAGGCGTCGTCCGCCGCCCCGCCGCTCGTCTCCGGCGGAAGGTTGAAGCGTGCGCTCTTCTTCCCGCCGCGCTTGTTGGTGAGAGGCCCGCTCAGCGGCCCGCTCATCGGCCCGCTGAACCCGACCCTCTCGCTCCCCGTGCTCTCTGTTTCGTAATTGGTATCCGACTGGTGGCCTTTCCCGTCTTCCACCCCCATCCTCCAAGATCTCTCAatcccaccaccaccaccaaaatCAGCAACTCAGAATTAGTACCCTTCGGACCAACACTGCCACAAGCAGGCACAGAGAGAACTCCGCTCCCtgcttctctctccctctctgtcctcCTAGGGAAGCGAGGGTAGCTCAGGAGTTCTCTTTTCtgctcttctcttttctttctgcCTTCTGGGAGACGTGTGCGTTCTGAGGTGCATGCAAGAACGAAGACGAGATATTTATATGCGAGTTTTGGTGGGGAGAAGCAGGAAGGGCAGGCTTCGGCTTCCTGTGGGTGGTCGACTCCTTCTTCTTGGAAACTTTGACCGTGACCCGGGAATCCCTCCCCTTCTTGGTCAGCTCTCCCTCTCATTATTTTATTACTAAATCAACTTAATTTGATTTGATGCACTGTGTAGGAGGAGCctgggaaggggaaggggggaGAAGTGAGAAGGAAAGTGAAAACGGCGAGAAGCTTCACATGTTCAAACGTCAAAGGGGGCGACCGGCCGTCGCTCGGTCCATATGAATCCACCGCCGACCCCAGCCTCTCCCCGGCCCCGCCGGTGTAAGCGGCTCCACCTCATTCTCTTCACAGGAGCTGTCTTGACAACTTCCTTCAGTTCACatgt harbors:
- the LOC116257535 gene encoding respiratory burst oxidase homolog protein C, coding for MGVEDGKGHQSDTNYETESTGSERVGFSGPMSGPLSGPLTNKRGGKKSARFNLPPETSGGAADDAYVEITLDVRDDTVAVHSVKTAGQDKEDPEMTLLARELEKKSSFGSSVMRSASNRIRHVSQELKRLASANKRQAPINLDRSKSAAAGALAGLKFISKADGSAGWPAIEKRFKELNIEGVLPRPLFGKCIGMESKEFALALYDALARRRNIVAPFISKDELKDFWEQISDQSFDARLQTFFDLFDKNGDGRITEAEVKEIITLSASANKLARIQEQAEEYAALIMEELDPGNLGYIEVENLEVLLLQGPSQSVAPFSNSRNLSQMLSQKLRPTKESNPIKRWYNHTKYFLEDNWKRVWLFVVWLIAMGGLFAWKFYQYRHRAVYHVMGYCVCVAKGGAELTKLNMALVLFPVCRNTITWLRNKTKLGVVVPFDDNLNFHKVVAAGAAVGVLLHVIAHVTCDFPRLLHATDAEYEPMKPFFGDKRPPNYWWFVKGTEGWTGIVILVLMIIAYVLATPWFRRNRLNLPKALKKLTGFNAFWYSHHLFVIVYALYIVHGYELYLTKKWYKKTTWMYIAIPMLLYGFERLVRAFRSGIKPVKILKVAVYPGNVLTLHMSRPNGFKYKSGQYMFVNCAAVSPFEWHPFSITSAPSDDYLSLHIRTLGDWTSQLKTVFSEVCQPPDNGKSGLLRADHNQTSHPSFPRVLIDGPYGAPAQDYKKYEVVLLVGLGIGATPFISVVKDIVNNMKASEEEEELEGGGNGAKAKKKAFKTTRAYFYWVTREQGSFDWFKGVMNEVAESDQNNAIELHNYCTSVYEEGDARSALIAMLQSLNYAKNGQDIVSGTSVKTHFAKPNWRSVFKRIALNHRDARVGVFYCGSVALTNELRQLSLDFSRKTSTKFDFHKENF